A single region of the Vicia villosa cultivar HV-30 ecotype Madison, WI linkage group LG4, Vvil1.0, whole genome shotgun sequence genome encodes:
- the LOC131597875 gene encoding uncharacterized protein LOC131597875 encodes MGTFFLKSIDVSGISKTSDKDFKMLDHIVEEVGVENVVQIVTDNAANYKVAGQMLMDKRNMLYWTPCAAHCIDLMLEDFESKIPMHKEIIASGKKITTYIYARTGLITLLHHYTAGGELIRPAATLFAKSYLCLGCLNDKKGELYRMFTSKKWKDSKFAKTNDGKLVENIVTNRDFWKNLVICLKGAFPLLKILRMVDSDEKPAMGYIYETMDQAKEQIQTSYNNKKKKIIDHRWDKQLHRPLHAAGYCLNPMLHYKPNFKADNEIKQGMYACLKRMMGGDMNMVNEIDGQLEDFKSKKGFFGSEIAQRGLENKTPTQWCESYDEHPELQNFAIRVLSLTCNSSGCERNWSAFEMVHTKKRNRLKQKTMNDLVYVMEENAGGNHVNVTDLDEDLMQSTGVKSTTHVDEFDVLETIESDNEEQNADERDGDDDDDDDDSGGGDDEISEDEGDDIMGDNPNYRRVCDLF; translated from the exons ATGGGAACtttctttttaaaatcaattgatgTATCTGGAATTTCAAAGACATCCGATAAAGATTTCAAAATGCTAGATCACATCGTTGAGGAAGTGGGGGtagaaaatgttgttcaaattGTAACAGACAATGCTGCAAACTACAAGGTGGCTGGACAAATGTTGATGGACAAGAGGAATATGCTTTATTGGACACCTTGTGCAGCTCATTGTATTGATCTAATGTTAGAGGATTTTGAGAGCAAGATACCTATGCATAAGGAAATTATTGCTTCGGGTAAAAAGATCACAACTTACATTTATGCTAGGACAGGTCTTATAACTTTATTGCATCATTATACAGCAGGAGGTGAATTGATAAGACCAGCTGCCACTCTCTTTGCAAAATCATATTTATGTTTGGGTTGCTTGAATGATAAGAAGGGAGAATTGTATAGGATGTTCACTTCTAAGAAATGGAAGGATAGTAAATTTGCCAAGACAAACGATGGGAAATTGGTTGAAAATATAGTCACAAATAGAGACTTTTGGAAGAATTTGGTTATTTGCCTTAAGGGTGCTTTTCCATTACTTAAAATCTTACGTATGGTGGATTCTGATGAGAAGCCAGCTATGGGCTATATCTATGAAACAATGGATCAAGCAAAAGAGCAAATTCAAACTAGCTacaataataagaaaaaaaag ATTATAGATCACAGATGGGACAAACAGTTGCATAGGCCTTTGCATGCTGCGGGTTACTGTCTTAATCCAATGTTGCATTACAAACCTAATTTCAAAGCAGACAATGAAATTAAACAAGGGATGTATGCATGTTTAAAAAGGATGATGGGAGGAGACATGAATATGGTGAATGAAATTGATGGTCAGCTTGAAGATTTTAAGAGTAAAAAAGGTTTCTTTGGAAGTGAAATAGCTCAACGTGGACTAGAAAATAAGACACCAACTCAATGGTGCGAATCTTACGATGAACACCCAGAGTTGCAAAACTTTGCTATTCGTGTGTTAAGTTTGACCTGCAATTCTTCTGGATGTGAGAGAAACTGGAGTGCTTTTGAGATG GTTCATACGAAGAAAAGAAACCGGTTGAAACAAAAGACTATGAATGATCTTGTGTATGTGATG GAAGAAAATGCAGGTGGTAATCATGTAAATGTGACTGATTTAGATGAAGATTTGATGCAAAGTACTGGTGTTAAATCAACTACACATGTAGATGAATTTGATGTCCTTGAAACTATAGAAAGTGACAATGAAGAACAAAATGCAGACGAAagagatggagatgatgatgatgatgatgatgatagtggtGGAGGAGATGAtgagattagtgaagatgaagGAGATGATATTATGGGGGATAATCCAAATTATCGGCGTGTTTGTGATTTATTCTAG